From Crassaminicella indica, one genomic window encodes:
- a CDS encoding DUF1294 domain-containing protein → MEEKIKMTVENLCKLPVFYFLLYLGLINLYGLIITAVDKYKAKKEKWRIRERTFFIIAIIGGAAGVMMGMTMFRHKTQHKIFYIGIPILYVCNIIFILLLIYFIYVK, encoded by the coding sequence ATGGAGGAAAAAATTAAAATGACAGTTGAAAATTTATGTAAATTACCAGTGTTTTATTTTTTATTATATTTAGGATTAATAAATTTATATGGATTGATAATCACAGCAGTTGACAAATATAAGGCGAAAAAAGAAAAGTGGAGAATACGAGAAAGGACTTTTTTTATAATTGCAATAATTGGTGGAGCAGCAGGGGTAATGATGGGAATGACAATGTTTCGTCATAAGACGCAACATAAAATTTTTTATATAGGGATACCTATTTTATATGTATGTAATATAATTTTTATTTTACTTTTAATATATTTTATATATGTAAAATAA